A window of the Desulforapulum autotrophicum HRM2 genome harbors these coding sequences:
- a CDS encoding flagellar brake protein: MKNITEINQSRRLFIELGTPLLLEPCDPERSVSSQMAGMHVGKYLIVHLSEINWKKSHLKRGDILRVKYVCSDDVFCFDTRILTMIEEPDLLMFLDYPDEVESCNIRSRPRIECYLPVEVVLEDGVSTRKGVVLNINERGCLCLVNGLGFHEISRNSRISLRFSYARFDTLFTIAVVKSLGRDDDKLRLGLMFEELDTYSRTVLSTLVPALKE, encoded by the coding sequence ATGAAAAATATAACAGAGATCAATCAAAGCCGAAGGCTCTTCATCGAACTTGGTACGCCGTTGCTGCTTGAGCCCTGTGACCCTGAACGTTCAGTCTCAAGCCAGATGGCCGGGATGCATGTGGGAAAATATTTGATCGTTCATTTGTCGGAGATCAACTGGAAAAAGAGTCACCTTAAACGGGGCGACATCCTTCGGGTCAAGTATGTGTGTTCAGATGATGTTTTTTGTTTTGACACCCGGATTCTCACCATGATTGAAGAACCTGACCTTCTCATGTTTCTGGATTATCCAGATGAGGTTGAAAGCTGTAATATTCGTTCCCGGCCAAGAATAGAATGTTACCTTCCCGTTGAGGTGGTCCTTGAAGATGGTGTCTCCACCAGAAAAGGGGTGGTGCTCAATATTAATGAAAGGGGGTGTCTGTGTCTTGTCAATGGTCTTGGTTTCCATGAGATCAGCCGAAACAGCCGGATATCCTTGAGATTCTCCTATGCCCGCTTTGACACCCTTTTTACCATAGCTGTGGTTAAAAGCCTGGGGCGGGACGATGATAAACTCAGGCTGGGGCTCATGTTTGAAGAACTTGATACCTATTCCAGGACTGTCTTATCCACCCTGGTGCCGGCATTGAAAGAATAG
- a CDS encoding TIGR03013 family XrtA/PEP-CTERM system glycosyltransferase, translated as MALFSKGSPVRNLAILAGGDVLVAFISLIPSILSTFPGKVPLLWHYCFFPVVLFSSFLCEVYTTDKLIFKIKLIRSALGAALSFAVLLLLFSSLRGIYVELFLSLLFFLILQNSWQILYQKSTNSLFFAENILVLGTGAMAEKVEKLIASSKGRRTLAGYVKTASDPVTVPTTSIVGTIDDIVELSKRYNAHAIVIALTERRGNLIIEKLVTCKLMGVRIMDYPSFFEVTTGKIPVEEINPSWLIQSSGFLITPFIRLMKRIVDVLFASTLLLFTLPLLPVIACGIKLTSKGPVFYLQKRVGVNGTPFTIFKFRSMADNAEKDTGASWARQNDPRVTPIGAFMRKTRIDELPQLVNVLKGDMSFIGPRPERPEFVEEISRVTPYYLERHAVKPGITGWAQVMYPYGSSLGDSVEKLRYDLYYINNLSFFLEILIVLETIKVVLFRRGGR; from the coding sequence GTCTTGGTTGCGTTTATCTCCCTGATACCCTCTATTCTGTCAACATTTCCAGGCAAAGTTCCGTTACTCTGGCATTATTGTTTTTTTCCGGTGGTTCTTTTTAGTTCATTTCTGTGCGAGGTATACACCACTGATAAGCTGATCTTTAAAATAAAACTGATTCGCTCAGCCCTTGGGGCAGCCCTTTCATTTGCGGTCCTTTTGTTGCTTTTCAGCAGTCTCAGGGGAATTTATGTTGAGCTTTTCCTGTCACTGCTGTTTTTTTTAATTCTTCAGAACAGCTGGCAGATCCTTTATCAGAAATCAACGAATTCTCTTTTCTTTGCCGAAAACATCCTGGTGCTTGGTACCGGTGCCATGGCTGAAAAGGTTGAAAAGCTGATTGCATCATCAAAGGGTCGACGCACCCTTGCCGGGTATGTTAAAACAGCCAGTGATCCGGTGACCGTGCCCACCACGTCCATCGTGGGGACCATTGATGACATTGTTGAACTGTCAAAACGCTATAACGCCCATGCCATTGTGATCGCCCTGACGGAAAGGAGGGGGAATCTTATCATCGAGAAGCTTGTCACCTGCAAGCTGATGGGAGTCAGGATCATGGATTATCCTTCCTTTTTTGAAGTCACCACTGGAAAAATTCCGGTTGAGGAGATCAATCCAAGCTGGCTTATCCAGAGTAGTGGTTTTCTCATTACCCCGTTTATCCGGCTCATGAAGCGAATCGTTGATGTGTTGTTTGCATCAACCCTTCTGCTTTTCACCCTGCCCCTGTTACCTGTCATCGCATGCGGTATTAAGCTTACCTCTAAAGGCCCTGTCTTTTATTTGCAGAAACGGGTGGGTGTCAACGGAACGCCTTTCACCATTTTTAAGTTCAGGTCCATGGCTGACAATGCAGAAAAAGATACCGGTGCATCCTGGGCGCGGCAGAATGATCCCAGAGTAACGCCCATTGGAGCCTTCATGCGAAAGACACGAATTGACGAACTCCCCCAGCTTGTTAATGTGCTGAAAGGAGATATGAGCTTTATCGGGCCAAGGCCTGAGCGGCCTGAATTTGTTGAGGAAATTAGCCGGGTGACCCCATATTACCTTGAAAGGCATGCGGTTAAACCCGGGATTACCGGGTGGGCCCAGGTGATGTATCCCTATGGTTCATCCCTGGGGGATTCCGTTGAGAAACTGCGTTACGACCTTTACTATATCAATAATCTTTCCTTTTTTCTGGAAATCTTAATTGTTCTTGAGACCATCAAAGTGGTTTTGTTTAGAAGGGGCGGCAGGTGA